Genomic segment of Geotrypetes seraphini chromosome 4, aGeoSer1.1, whole genome shotgun sequence:
AAATTCAAGCAGAGATATGAATGTCACTTAATCACAATCCctatttttttccttctgtgACTAGATGATGACATATCTGACTACAATGCTGAGGTTAGTTTGATGAGCATCCATAATTCAACAATCTCATTTAAACATGATGATGTTCAAAATGAACCTGATGATGCTCTCCGAAACTTAGGTCACACAAGGGATTGTAAGTTTTGTTTActtcaaatatttatttacttatcaTTAAGTTAATAGGTTGCCACACAATCTTTGAAGTGgtctgcttttcaaaaaaaagGGACGAGAACAATTTAAATGTGATGAACGTCACTGTTCTATTGACAAAGTGATTTTATGAAATTGTTCATAGGCCTGGAGGGTTTCTATAATCTTTAGAATATCTGGACCTGGGCTTGTACATTGCTGCACTAAACACCCAAAGTTAATCCACAAGCCTGGTTTTAGTTTGCCAGGATGACCATGCCTTAGCACATtgtttctcaactcgatcctggagtaccctcttgccagtcaggtttacaggatactcacaatgaatatgtataaatgtgatttgcatacattggctTTAACTATATGTCAATTTccttcatgcctattcattgtggatatcctgaaaacctgactggtaaaggcgtactccaggaccgagatgAGAAATACCACCCTAGCATACTGTGAAGCCATAGAAGAAATGGGGTCACAGATATCAATGATGCAATGATACATACTGACAAGGCTGAAGATGTACAGTATGTGTGCAATGTTCTGGATGTAGCAAACAATGAAGATAGCAAAACTGGATGAACCAGGACAGCGAGTTATTAAATGTGAAACCACTTCTgtcaaaaatgtttattttattcacTGTCCAAAATCCTAATGTTGCATCCATACAGTGGAGAGAGGACTCATTCATGCATAATGTTGAATACAAAGACTTTACACGGATGTGTTTTGATGGCAATGCCGGCATCAGGAGTCACACAGTCTTTGAGATATATGTCACAATGACACATATCACAATGATTTTATGACTTCTTATGCAGGCACTGAAGTCAAAAACATGGCTGTGTCTTTTGTAGAGttgttacaagtttcaagtttttcaagtttatttaggaatTTTATAAGCCGCCCAATcgatctttatctttatttcctGTTGTTTTAGTACCCACACATCCAgtggagggtgggtgggaggtattattccctgatggaaaatgttggatgggagagggagctttatttttgtattgatactgattgattataagtccttatttgattattattatttgtttgtaTATTGTATTACACTTTTTGTTGGctaaagtggcattaggcgctggCTGGCACCTCCAGAGGTGTGATTCTGGCACCATTTTTTTTAGGCACTTTGAAATTTCTTTTAAGTACCATTTTAAACAGCtttttggacttaacttaggtgctgttAGGGCGTTTAATTAAGGTGACCATatatcccgttttgaacgggacagtcccgttttcgggtcccctgtcccgttgtccccacacacatcttcgggacgccaaaatgtcccgttttcagggacagcatcccaaagctgtgcgtggggacaatggaTCAGGCGATCCTCTGCTCAGCTCCCTGCCACTACTCGCACCAGGAAgtcttcttcctgacgtcaattctgacgtctgagaggacgttccaggccagccaatcgctgcctggctggcccagaacgtcctctccaacgttagaattgacgtcgggaagaaggcttccgggtgcaAGTAgtggcagggaggtaagcagaggagcagtggcggtggaccaggggaagtttaaatcgggcctggagggaagcttttgttttccgcggtaggggggaaggagataggcaggcaggcaggcaggctggctggttggctggctctgggggagggaggtaggtaggcaggctttgggggaggtaggcaggcaggcttgctGACTTTGgtggagacaggcaggctggctctgggggaggtaggcaggcagactggttTTGGGGgaggcctgctttgggggaggtaggcaggcagactgactgactttgggggagacagaCAGGCTGGCTcttggggaggtaggcaggcagactggctttgagggaggtaggcaggcaggctggctggctctgggggaggtaggcaggcagactggctgactttgggggagacaggcaggctggctttggagaaggcaggcaggctggcactgggggaggtaggcaggcaggctggctctgggggaggctggctttgggggaagtaggcaggcaggttggttggctctgggggaggtaggcaggcagactgactgactttgggggagacagaCAGGCTGGCTcttggggaggtaggcaggcagactggctttgagggaggtaggcaggcaggctggctggctctgggggaggtaggcaggcagactggctgactttgggggagacaggcaggctggctttggagaaggcaggcaggctggcactgggggaggtaggcaggcaggctggctctgggggaggctggctttgggggaagtaggcaggcaggttggttggctctgggggaggtaggcaggcagactggctggctttgggggagacagacaggctggctttggaggaggcaggcaggctgctctgggggaggtaggcaggcaggctggctctgggggaggtaggcaggcagactggctttgggggaggctttttgtgagggggagggacaaaggctggaaggcagtgaggggacataggaaggagggataaaggaaggagaaaaaatggcagagaagggggggttgtaagtagaagaaagactagagagataaaggcctggaccaaaggggaaagacaggatgcagaagcaggactttgggaggtacagacagagggggagagcccctgaggaagagcagagagaggcaagatcataacagaggagggagagagagagagagagggagacctggaacaaaggtacaaaggagaactgacactggatctggaggcactaaggacataggaaggggcgctggggacactaaggacataggaaggaggcactggaggcactgggggcactaaggacatagaaaggggcactaaggacataggaaggaagcgctgaggacactaaggacataggaaggcactgggagcactaaggacataggaaggaaggagggagggaatagaaagggacaattgttgggcctgaatgcagaaagaaatgaaagataggatgcacagtcagaggaaacgcaaccagagactcatgaaatcaccagacagcaaaggtaggaaaaatgattttattttcaatttagtgataaaaatgtgtcagttttgagaatttatatctgctgtctatattttgcactatatttgtctatttttctatagttactgagatgacatcgttgaaaaccctccaaatataaatgataattaacattttctctgcatatagggtgctttgtgtttttttaaaattttatggttaccattatgaaataataagatattgtgtgtacatgaaatatgaatgaaagaaattgggggcggggttagggtgggattgggggtggggctagagtgattggggtggggctagggcgggattggggggcgggactgaatagtaatagatgtcccgttttgatgaaaaaaataaatggtcacgttacgtTTACTGGCACATAAGTTAAAGTAGCTGCCATTATCAGCGGCTGCCTTAAAAATGGCTGCCGATTGTgggtcaaaggtaggcactggaaatgtaggccagggttatcAATGCCTACATTTCTGGTCCCTACCTTTGATGTAAATCGTGCCTCCAGAGGTGCCTACCAGTGTCTAATATTACTTCCGGCATTAGTCATGCCTATAGAGgcattaggtgccagtaggtgcctccaGAGGTGCAATTCCGGTGCTGTTTTTAGGTaccttgaaatttattttaaGTGCCATTTTAGACAgcattttggacttaacttaggtgccggtaggacACATAAgttaaggtgccatttagagaatatggGCTTTGTGTGGATTCTGTTCTCCTTTTTGTTATACTCTGGATGTAGTCAGGGCTCACAGGATCCGGACAAAGCCTTTTTATACAATATCTGGGTTGgacaaacagtataaaaaatcAGGAAGTTGTGAATGAAGATTTATCATCTAATCAATTATACAATATTAGAGACTCACAGAACATTTATTCTTGTTCTTTCTATGTAGGTGGTAATAATGGAAGACAGTATGAGTATAACCAGCAATCACAGGACTCACAGGTTTCAGTAGAGAACCAATGCAGACAGTCAGGCCATAGCCAGAACCGTAAGTTTTTCTTTATAATATTAACAATTTCTAGAAAAGTAGGCTTAAAATAACTGAGATATTTGAAGAAGTTTCTGGGTAACATGTTGTTGTGTGGAAGATTGAATTCATTTGTTGATTTGTATAAATTGTACTTCTAGTGGCCAAGTTCAACTTGCTTTTATCTTTCACAATATTTTTTCTGCTTTATATTACTTCAGACATACTGTATAAACCTCTATACCATGTACTGAAAAATGTACTAAGTATCAAAAAAGAGATTATTTTCTATAAAGTCAGGTTTTCTCAAGAAACATCTATTTATAATCAACACATCCAAGCCAATTGCAGTCAACGTGATCATTGGTTTAAACAGGGGTTCTTAACCGAGTCCTTGGGATatacccagtcaggttttcagaatatcatcaatgaatatgcatgagataaatttacatacacaacccaaattatatgtaaatctacctaatgcatattcattgtagataccctcaaacagtggtgtacctagggtaagTGACACCCGGGTTTGATAATTTTTTAACATCATCCCCCCAATATAAAAGGGATCAGAGGAgcaccccataggaggggcttaagCCTACTGGGCTTATTCCggcgggatttgagccgcctgggtcaatcaggtcctaaggccagtcattcaatggatggctggcctgtcggaaggacgggcttggcacccgtccgtccgaccaacgTTTTTGAAGGTACGGTGAGGGGGgaatggggatgggggggtcgtggggtcggtggGGGGGTCGCAGGTCAGTGGGGGGGGCGATTGAGGGTTCGGGGGggcttgcatcgagggcaggagagcttgggcttcttcctgcccgatcatgtcgggggggttcgggggtgtcgtggggcaagagggcttgggctccttcttgctctgatcttcatcgggggttcgggggtgctgcagggcaggagggcttaggctcccttctTCCCCGATAGTGTCAGGAAGTTTGGGGGTGCCGcagagcaggagggcttggtttccctcctgccgcgatagtgtcggggagttcgggggtgccgcggagcaggagggcttggtcttCCTCCTGCCCCGATAATGTCAGAGAGTTTGGGGGTGCCACAGGGCAAGATtgtttgggcttcctcttgccccaattgttgtgggggggggggaattctgtaaccggtgttgtttgacagacaccggttacacaatccagcttttaggtgaaggactagcTCTTCTTTTGCCTAAAtgcccttgttttggacatttgggacttaggcttttttttaggttgattatatggtgttagtgtagacatagtggtggtctgggcatttaaacagctgaacgtagaggcaggccattattaaaaaaaaaactccttttggacgtttaaggccttaggccaaaaggagacttagacggttttttttattatgcccctccaccttttTGGTAGTTTCCCCTTCCCTCTGGAACTCAGCTCTggttggctctgggggaggtaggcaggcagactggctttgggggaggctttttgggagggggtgggacaatgctggaaggcagtgaggggacataggaaggagggataaaggaaggagaaaaaatggcagagaagggggggttgtaagtagaagaaagactagagagataaaggcctggaccaaaggggaaagacaggaggcagaagcagggctttgggaggtacagacagagggggagagcccctgaggaagagcagagagaggcaagatcataacagaggagggagagagagagagagagggaaacctggaacaaaggtacaaaggagaactgacactggatctggaggcactaaggacataggaagggggcgctggggacactaaggacataggaaggggcactaaggacataggaaggaagcgctgaggacactaaggacataggaaggcactgggagcactaaggacataggaaggaaggagggagggaatagaaagggacaattgttgggcctgagtgcagaaagaaatgaaagataagatgcacagtcagaggaaacgcaaccagagattcatgaaatcaccagacagcaaaggtaggaaaaatgattttattttcaatttagtgataaaaatgtgtcagttttgagaatttatatctgctgtctatattttgcactatatttgtctatttttctatagttactgaggtgatatcgttgaaaaccctccaaatataaatgataattaacattttctctgcatatagggtgctgtgtatttttttaaaattttatggttaccattatgaaataataagatattgtgtgtacatgaaaaatgaatgaaagaaattgggggcggggttagggtgggattgggggtggggctagagtgattggggtggggctagggcgggattggggggcgggactgaatagtaatagatgtcccgttttgatgaaaaaaataaatggtcacgttacgtTTACTGGCACATAAGTTAAGGTAGCTGCCATTATCAGCGGCTGCCTTAAAAATGGCTGCCGATTTTgggtcaaaggtaggcactggaaatgtaggccagggttatcAATGCCTACATTTCTGGTCCCTACCTTTGATGTAAATCGTGCCTCCAGAGGTGCCTACCAGTGTCTAATATTACTTCCGGCATTAGTCATGCCTATAGAGgcattaggtgccagtaggtgcctccaGAGGTGCAATTCCGGTGCTGTTTTTAGGTACCTTGAAATCTATTTTAAGTGCCATTTTAGACAgcattttggacttaacttaggtgccggtaggacACATAAgttaaggtgccatttagagaatatggGCTTTGTGTGGATTCTGTTCTCCTTTTTGTTATACTCTGGATGTAGTCAGGGCTCACAGGATCCGGACAAAGCCTTTTTATACAATATCTGGGTTGgacaaacagtataaaaaatcAGGAAGTTGTGAATGAAGATTTATCATCTAATCAATTATACAATATTAGAGACTCACAGAACATTTATTCTTGTTCTTTCTATGTAGGTGGTAATAATGGAAGACAGTATGAGTATAACCAGCAATCACAGGACTCACAGGTTTCAGTAGAGAACCAATGCAGACAGTCAGGCCATAGCCAGAACCGTAAGTTTTTCTTTATAATATTAACAATTTCTAGAAAAGTAGGCTTAAAATAACTGAGATATTTGAAGAAGTTTCTGGGTAACATGTTGTTGTGTGGAAGATTGAATTCATTTGTTGATTTGTATAAATTGTACTTCTAGTGGCCAAGTTCAACTTGCTTTTATCTTTCACAATATTTTTACTGCTTTATATTACTTCAGACATACTGTATAAACCTCTATACCATGTACTGAAAAATGTACTAAGTATCAAAAAAGAGATTATTTTCTATAAAGTCAGGTTTTCTCAAGAAACATCTATTTATAATCAACACATCCAAGCCAATTGCAGTCAACGTGATCATTGGTTTAAACAGGGGTTCTTTACCGAGTCCTTGGGATAtaccctgtcaggttttcagaatatcatcaatgaatatgcatgagataaatttatatACACAACCCAAATTATATGTAAATCTacctaatgcatattcattgtagataccctcaaacagtggtgtacctagggtaagTGACACCCGGGTTTGATAATTTTTTAACATCATCCCCCCAATATAAAAGGGATCAGAGGAgcaccccataggaggggcttaagCCTACTGGGCTTATTCCGGtgggatttgagccgcctgggtcaatcaggtcctaaggccagccattcaatggatggctggcctgtcggatggacgggcttggcacccgtccgtccgaccaacgTTTTGGAAGGTACGGTGAGGGGGgaatggggatgggggggtcgtggggtcggtggggggggtcgcaggtcggtgggggggggcgaTTGAGGGTTCGGGAGggcttgcatcgagggcaggagagcttgggcttcttcctgcccgatcatgtcgggggggttcgggggtgtcgtggggcaagagggcttgggctccctcttgctctgatcttcatcgggggttcgggggtgctgcggggcaggagggcttaggctcccttctTCCCCGATAGTGTCAGGAAGTTTGGGGGTGCCgcggagcaggagggcttggtttccctcctgccgcgatagtgtcggggagttcgggggtgccgcggggcaggaggacttggtcttcctcctgccccgataatgtcagaaagtttgggggtgccacagggcaagagggtttgggcttcctcttgccccaattgttgtgggggggggggggaattctgtaaccggtgttgtttgacagacaccggttacacaatccagcttttaggtgaaggactagcTCTTCTTTTGCCTAAATgcccttgttttggatgtttgggacttaggcttttttttaggttgattatatggtgttagtgtagacatagtggtggtctgggcatttaaacagctgaacgtagaggcaggccattattttttaaaaaaactccttttggacgtttaaggccttaggccaaaaggagacttcgacgtttttttttattatgcccctccaccttttCGGTAGTTTCCCCTTCCCTCTAGAACTCAGCACCAAATGCACTAAGAAAGATAACTAACCTCGAGAAATTTAAGTCttttcttaagacattcctttttaaagacgcttttcaaattcaaatgtccttttaaggatttttaaattttttcttctttatcaaTCCACTTGTTTTTAATCTCATCCTCTTGCTTTTCCCTTTATAccttacttttctttaattattgtagttcttcccttcttcccattCATTCTTGTTTGTCCAGTAATGTTTTTTTGTCCTTTGTGAAGTTATATTcaatgttttatttgtttttaccctAATTTTTATTCTACAACCACTTTGAAacaaatgataaggtggtatatcaaatctttattaaacttgaaacttgtttactagctaaaaactccctcacagataATGCCCTGTGAGCTGGTGCATAgttgtgatgcaagagccatgaagGACATGCCAAGATTTTTAGTTATGATTTTCCTAACTGTTTCTCTATCAGTGTTTACTtggggcagggccggattttcctataggctaattaggctaactaggcttcagcctagggcctcaagatccgtgtcacattttttataaaggttagtaccaataacaacatgtttcatttaacatattgatatatatcacagtaatgatgtattttattatctctcatgtaatttacaaacttaaaaatgggaggtgaaagggcctcataagtggaatagcctagggcctcttttcatctaaatccggccctgacttggggctccttttacaaaggtgcgctagtgtttttaacgcacgcaccggattagcatgcgctgtAGCGTGCTCTAGCCAAaaatctatcgcctgctcaaaaggaggcagtagcggctagcatttgcggcaatttagcgtgcgctattccatacgtaaaggccctagcgcgcctttgtaaaaagagcccttggtCTGCTATGCTCACAGTCAGCCAATGATTttgacaaatttttgcaatgttttcatgcTTGTTACTGGCAgccctgacctctcttcatcagtgacgctttctcttccctcagaaaacatttaatccatttgtacactgccattttcttcatggcattgtCCCCATacacttggactaacatgtccctgatttaaCTTCAATTCTTGCCAAGTTTAATAAGAAATTTAATGCTTgttcgttgctctaattcaagctccgacacacaaaaacatgcaacaacaataatgtatgccactcagcaagacaccactACACATCGacatgaacacagctgtgagacactgatataccaaggttatgaaaccttgcCAAGCTGCTTGTATAATGCTGCCAATGTAAGTACACGGTGGCAAGTTCATGAATATAACTGTTAAACCTTGTACAGCTTTTGATGTGAAATACAAAGATCATATCACACAACTATCGTACTTGAACAAAAACAGAAATGTACAAgcataaaagaaaatatatttattcattcatttttctatactgttatcccaggagagctcagaatggtttacattaatttattcagggactcaagcatttttccctgtctgtcccagtgggctcataatcaatctaatgtacctggggcaatggggagattaagtgacttacccagggtcacagggagcagtgtgggtttgaactcacaattccagggtgctgaggctgtagctttaaccactgcaccacacactgttTATTTTCTACGTATGCAAGattttagttttttttgttttcatatttttattgcttttcttagagtcccctgaagaaggcatgatTATATGCCGAAACTCTGATACTTGGGACAATATTTATAGAATAAAACTGTTGGTCTTTCTTGCCTTTTTTGGTAGTGTATTGAtatggaggagcataatcaaaacatatgtctaagtccaattcggATGTATGGCACTAAATGCCCAAAGTTGACACTGGGAAAATATCTATTCTCGAAAGGCAAatcactatggggttcataatcaaaaaaaaaaacgtcaaaaaagtgtcctaaatggctacttggacaatcaaaaagcctgatcgtccaagtacccataaccaaagctgttttttagacgtatctaaaaacagcttaggcctttcccctgcctctaaacgcacagagagaaaagaggcgtgtttagaggaggggaaagggagggcggtgggcgggaggtgggccgacctacacctaggcgtacaacaggcataaccaaaaccgtaggcaggttgcctagtcggcacttagacctttttgacttagatgaagtcaaaccaggtctaagtgccaaaaaaggggccgctaagctgattgtggctgctgcgatcagctcagcggccccagcaacctgcctacctctccaccgcaagcatcgcggcaggagagatgcctcatctcccctaccgcgatgccatcactcctctacccgaactgccgcgggtcgtggcagttcggCTAGAAGAGTGATgacatcgcagtaggggagatgaggcatctctcctgccatgaagcatcacccccacacacacacacaacattggggcaagagggagcccaagctctcttgccccggcgattgtGCCCCTCCctgactcgatatggccaggagggagcccaagccctcctggccccggcgaccccccctccgacacaacgggccaggagagagcccaagctcttctggccctggtgaccccccccccgaatggattgggccaggagggatcccaatccctcctggccccggcgaccccctacccccatcccccactacaatacgggcaggagggatcccaggccctcctgccttcgacacaacccccctccccccaatgaccaccccctcagaacccccgatcgcccccccccgccgacccacgaccccaCCGGCCAACCTCATGACCCccgccaccccccttccccataccttttagttggccagatggacgggtgccaagcccgcccatccagcaggccagccgggtccagaatagGGCCAGATTAGCCCAGAcggcagaaaccccgcccacaggttgggtccctggccaaaaccaaaagagtagcaacattctatgctactgaccagggcaagcagtggcttccccatgtctttctcaataacagactatggatctttcctccaggaaattgtccaaaacctttcttaaaaccagcaatgctatccactcttaccacaacttctggcaatgcgttccagagcttaactattctctgagtgaaaaaatatttcctcctattggtttttaaagtatttccctgtaacttcatcgagtgcccccgagccttgtaatttttgacggcatgaaaaattgatccacttgtacccattctactccactctacTCTACtccacccattctactccactcagctgtctcttttccaagctgaagagccctaaccttttttgtctttcctcatacgagaggagtttcatcccctttattatcttgatcactcttctttgaaccttttctagtgccactatatctttctttacAACTGTCCCACAGATTCACTCTCAGATTTTCTGTTTCTATTGTACCTAAAAAagttgttatgagtttttgtctcttttgcacATTTCAAttcatattctctcttagctttctttatcaatgctttgtatctaacttgccagtgcttgtgtctcttcttattttcttcattcagatcctttttccattttttaaagaattttttttctctaatagcctcttttacttcaccttttaacctcacggctctcattttctcttctttccacctttgctgatatgtggaatacatctggtctgggcttccacagtCGTATTTATAAATAACATCCACACTTGTTTtccagtcctaacctttgcaactgatccttttaacttcttttaaaccattttcctcattttatcatagtcgccttttcaaaaattaaatgcttctaca
This window contains:
- the LOC117359034 gene encoding uncharacterized protein LOC117359034, yielding MATKGRRRQTAPKAECHQEPGGAPCTIETSVSDHDDISDYNAEVSLMSIHNSTISFKHDDVQNEPDDALRNLGHTRDCGNNGRQYEYNQQSQDSQVSVENQCRQSGHSQNRGNNGRQYEYNQQSQDSQVSVENQCRQSGHSQNQTDVIYKGGSDEGQCYMQSQCSKAPIENTCTQPSQRQNLSTSGSVSTCQNQSSSSPARSGVQYGDVQKQCPGTRKN